In Colletotrichum higginsianum IMI 349063 chromosome 3, whole genome shotgun sequence, a genomic segment contains:
- a CDS encoding Kelch domain-containing protein — protein MARSTAYKAIAAASFLSQLSSAAITACPNDEVVWETPIGVKYTVCPGSDYQFGGGSLQVVRDVQSTLDCVQVCDTDARCDRAVYDKEGKICHVKNSKAEFSWAADGRFDAIRMTNDFAEGTFLATCPFDEAAYRVPNTNADYRVCLNTDYTGASAKMVNDVTTIQACAELCSNTQGCKKSVFDHVNNVCHIKAAEPEASLFWVQNKQFSTIHVPERINPAVQGRWGDLIRLPVIPVAAYIVPSYPEPNRLLFFSSWGKDAFGGASGLTQYGDYNFATGQISNRTVANTRHDMFCPGISQLQDGRIIIQGGSDAEAVSIYDPATNEFTRGPDMKVARGYQTSCTLSNGNVFTIGGAYSGKREGKNGEVYDPVANEWTYLPDADVTPILTNDHEGIWREDNHAWLFGWKNGSVFHAGPGKDQHWFGSAGTGSVNKAATRDDDDAMCGIWVMYDAVAGKILSAGGSPDYTDSVATQRAHVTTIGEPNTPSEVERVADMAFPRGFANAVVLPDGQVLVTGGQRKSMVFTNTDGILVAELFNPETKEWKQMAAMAVPRNYHSVSILMPDATVFTGGGGLCYVATIGASSAGCDKTVDHADGEIFEPPYLFNEDGSHAARPVIAAIGEEPVKAGATLKFTVEGVEGQGRVTLIRTGSVTHSVNSDQRRIPLNDIQVNGQEYSAKLPEDYGILLPGYYYLFVSTPRGTPSIAKTVHVIL, from the coding sequence ATGGCTCGTTCAACCGCATACAAGGCCATCGCGGCCGCCTCTTTCCTTTCACAACTCTCGTCTGCCGCCATCACGGCCTGCCCGAACGATGAGGTCGTCTGGGAGACGCCCATCGGCGTCAAGTACACCGTCTGCCCTGGTTCCGACTATCAGTTCGGAGGCGGCAGTCTCCAGGTCGTCAGAGACGTCCAGTCGACGCTCGATTGCGTTCAGGTCTGCGACACGGATGCCCGCTGCGACAGGGCCGTCTACGACAAGGAGGGCAAGATCTGCCACGTCAAGAACAGCAAAGCCGAGTTTTCCTGGGCGGCCGATGGTCGCTTCGACGCCATCCGCATGACCAACGACTTTGCCGAGGGCACCTTCCTCGCCACGTGCCCCTTTGATGAGGCGGCCTACCGCGTGCCCAACACCAACGCCGACTACCGCGTCTGCCTCAACACCGACTACACGGGTGCCAGCGCCAAGATGGTCAACGACGTGACCACCATCCAGGCTTGCGCGGAGCTTTGCTCAAACACGCAGGGCTGCAAGAAGTCCGTCTTTGACCACGTCAACAACGTCTGCCACATCAAGGCTGCCGAGCCCGAGGCGTCCCTCTTCTGGGTCCAGAACAAGCAGTTCAGCACCATCCATGTTCCCGAGCGCATCAACCCGGCGGTCCAGGGGAGATGGGGCGATCTCATCCGCCTGCCTGTGATCCCCGTCGCCGCATACATCGTCCCATCGTACCCCGAGCCCAACAGGCTGctgttcttctcctcctgggGCAAGGACGCCTTTGGCGGCGCCTCGGGCCTGACGCAGTACGGCGACTACAACTTCGCCACGGGCCAGATCTCCAACCGTACCGTCGCCAACACCCGCCACGACATGTTCTGCCCCGGCATTAGCCAGCTCCAGGACGGCCGCATCATCATCCAGGGCGGCtcggacgccgaggccgttaGCATCTACGACCCCGCCACCAACGAGTTCACACGCGGTCCCGACATGAAGGTCGCGCGCGGCTATCAGACGTCGTGCACGCTCTCCAACGGCAACGTCTtcaccatcggcggcgcctACTCGGGCAAGCGCGAGGGCAAGAATGGCGAGGTGTACGACCCGGTCGCCAACGAGTGGACCTACCTCCCGGACGCCGACGTCACGCCGATCCTGACCAACGATCACGAGGGCATCTGGCGCGAGGACAACCACGCCTGGCTCTTCGGGTGGAAGAACGGCAGCGTCTTCCATGCGGGCCCGGGCAAGGACCAGCACTGGTTCGGCAGTGCAGGCACCGGGTCCGTCAACAAGGCGGCGAcgcgcgacgacgacgacgccatgtGCGGCATCTGGGTCATGTACGACGCCGTGGCTGGCAAGATCCTCTCAGCGGGCGGCAGCCCTGACTACACGGACAGCGTCGCCACGCAGCGCGCGCACGTGACCACCATCGGCGAGCCCAACACGCCATCCGAGGTGGAGCGGGTCGCCGACATGGCGTTCCCGCGCGGGTTCGCCAATGCCGTGGTTCTCCCCGACGGGCAGGTGCTCGTCACGGGCGGCCAGCGCAAGTCCATGGTCTTCACCAACACGGACGGCATCCTTGTGGCGGAGCTCTTCAACCCGGAGACCAAGGAGTGGAAGCAGATGGCAGCCATGGCGGTGCCGCGCAACTACCACTCGGTGTCGATTCTCATGCCGGACGCGACCGTCTTcacgggcggcggagggctGTGCTATGTCGCGACCATCGGCGCATCGTCAGCCGGTTGCGACAAGACTGTCGAccatgccgacggcgagatcTTTGAGCCCCCCTACCTGTTCAACGAGGACGGCAGCCACGCGGCGCGACCCGTCATCGCGGCCATCGGCGAGGAGCCTGTCAAAGCCGGCGCGACGCTCAAGTTCACGGTTGAGGGCGTCGAAGGCCAGGGCCGGGTTACCCTCATCCGGACAGGGTCCGTTACCCACAGCGTCAACAGCGACCAACGCCGCATCCCGCTCAACGACATCCAGGTCAACGGGCAGGAATACTCTGCCAAACTGCCCGAGGACTACGGCATCCTGCTCCCGGGATATTACTATCTCTTcgtctcgacgccgcgggGCACACCTAGCATTGCAAAGACTGTGCACGTCATCTTGTAG
- a CDS encoding Ras family protein, with translation MSSLEAKIVVLGSQNVGKTSLVMRYCKGSFNPAQTTSTVGASFMTKRVVDTDTDTVVRLQIWDTAGQERFRSISRLYYRGANACILCYSITDAQSFTEMGVWLTELRRNLPGDVVLHVVGTKADIVARDPSRREVPFERCIAYVAENLAPGLASTPPPTATPSGMPSILSSSDPRQSSSQVHQSTSTFGGGGGGEPRSPSSKRSSGFWGQEVGWDACHEISAESGEGVEEVFRVVTRKLVEQNRKMQQALLLATATPGTPGYETGMDGGYFDGMNPRGSFRVGRDRRSWLFSPNFSPAVTVEQGGTEQDADEAAAKARRKCC, from the exons ATGTCGtccctcgaggccaagatcgTTGTCCTCGGCTCCCAGAATGTCGGCAAGACGAGCCTTGTCATGCGTTACTGCAAAGGCTCCTTCAACCCGGCCCAGACCACGTCAACCGTCGGCGCGAGCTTCATGACCAAGCGCGTCGTCGATACAGACACGGACACCGTCGTGCGCCTGCAAATCTGGGATACCG CCGGTCAAGAACGTTTCCGCTCCATCTCCCGCCTCTACTACCGCGGCGCCAACGCCTGCATCCTCTGTTACTCCATCACCGACGCCCAGTCCTTCACTGAGATGGGCGTCTGGCTTACCGAGCTCCGCCGCAACCtccccggcgacgtcgtTCTGCACGTCGTCGGCACCAAAGCAGACATCGTCGCCCGCGATCCATCCCGCCGCGAGGTCCCTTTCGAGCGCTGTATAGCCTACGTCGCCGAGAACCTCGCCCCCGGCCTGGCCTCGACCCCGCCGCCCACCGCCACCCCCAGCGGTATGCCATCtatcctctcctcctccgaccCGCGCCAGTCGTCATCCCAGGTTCACCAGAGCACGAGCACcttcggtggcggcggcggcggcgagccgcGGAGCCCGAGCTCCAAGAGGTCGTCCGGCTTCTGGGGCCAAGAGGTTGGATGGGACGCGTGCCACGAGATCAGCGCCGagagcggcgagggcgttgaGGAGGTTTTCCGCGTCGTGACGAGGAAGCTGGTCGAGCAGAACCGCAAGATGCAGCAGGCCCTGCTCTTGGCCACGGCCACGCCAGGCACACCGGGCTACGAGACCGGTATGGACGGCGGCTACTTTGACGGCATGAACCCGCGCGGCAGCTTCCGCGTCGGTCGCGACAGGCGGAGCTGGCTGTTCTCACCAAACTTCTCGCCTGCTGTCACggtcgagcagggcggcACGGAGCAGgatgccgacgaggccgccgccaaggcgaggaggaagtgCTGTTAA
- a CDS encoding SH3 domain-containing protein yields the protein MASFRDLYSNEKTKGLDSNFGVDFVINYKIPQDDRASAEASFVQLIEALTHVGLTTEVRRGDKQSVLVFIKIADKFLNDQVYRSRLQDWLQGARTTSSDKDLSQALRDEPVSDAERLRLIYLLMVKPKNEGGAGITPQSGRWKHVDSIFPLHNHSFNKQWIKRVSTKGQTDEADLDEIRDKFGESVAFYFAFMHTYFKFLTVPAAAGFAAWVLLGQFSWLYALVSCLWSVVFFEFWKKKQVDLAVQWGVRGVSNIQHPRPQFEFERQAEDPITGEPVKIYSPIKRLQTQLLQIPFAAACILVLGTLIVTCNSLEIFINEVYNGPFQSYLAFLPTVILVVMTPTFSTVLTKFATRLTDMENYETIDAHHAALVQKEFVLNFLTSYMALFFTTFVYLPFGDRLTPYLDFWRSTAQKITPKDVNFQTQEFVINPERISKQMFYFTVTAQVVNFATEVIVPYVKRQVSQEVREVQSKIAKEDDAAKVQDHPEEAAFLERVRKEAQLETYDVTGDYREMVIQFGYLSLFSVAWPLTACCFLVNNWVEMRSDAVKIAISSRRPIPWRADSIGPWLDALGFLSWLGSITSASIVFLCSSSGKGSGARGTPGSIQAWGLLLSILLAEHFYFAAQFGARLVMKKLDSPGLQKEKKERFMMKKRLLEENLGQGVSDQAATPGIEKTEMITLKALEEEARRLSTQGHGGPEEAFWLRQRGMNETIQIGRNLISQLPTVPSRPRDILAASNHQSQDPIRECAMRWTQTSPPSTLSEAYGTQSNTKLDSPNSDPRRSSIRLPVQTMSTLFLLIYTPPVRFRPETSCLPGTAINRIRPHERRRAEPTTMDVVVNLVTGPFKEVVEKGTVALENAGDNKEMLSESQKLIKGAERILKIIEPLCARHLEEYGVNFTNALKDDSRSTDGPRLLEDLTDCGVDEIAEYRSQMTDMLWDFDEEVVEEETFDKEKYVELRELCKRAGLGTVEILKRMKLEAAQELPLVPVIATSPPAVTVALDRGLENEKIPEKQLHGEGKALQASPMLEEVEEPSPPPPPPTNPWDLGASPAIESGLEVSMDEHIERRPPVSTMSTPVSEPASPVEMKRLSHSSSRRLDIPVDRMLPEEERYHQMSPHDISRSPISPTDRNSLVARGRASSSTALGVVSEDQQVQPGNALLSHRYSQASSIYSHPSRQRSQESLQSSVFDGRRNDGSNSPAMTEHRISSASGHDAQPGQISRGPIVSPNFPPGIHDGIERVPLVVNDGEGLIPVESESSASISPPSRVSSRPADCRIGLSSSFYLYKGFCEGAKEVARGSLGIKKITKPGFAGGHDIARCTSCSYELDFRQVELDVNNTEEANFVSRKIAFRPRFLQKSHVATKRGDELLYGCVFCVQAQRTLEECDATVFFSQRKLFDHLARHPRPLPQVPGIIAIEEAEIPPNLRNNYDLHFRAPPQESPLAGKQTEIAQRPTATAKQTVKRMYGMRLLYDNTPAFELANGARISGIEFPEKYNGEWVMGWHEGNFGSAPLDVLKLEPPPKSEVRMDTTSNISAVARWRFAPRAKDGGDWLRFDRGERITNISWAWQDHWCWSGTNAKGVWGIFPQTHVDGNTMRETSDGSSVSSGERRRRAEGFFGRLASNRKMSSQRTSSVAEVVVSSGPRPSLAGAPTVDYAPELEATIDVPQPRADYICEKAANCSALFVGDVTARTGADDGTQPEGW from the exons ATGGCGAGCTTTCGAGACCTGTACAGCAACGAAAAGACCAAAGGTCTGGACTCTAACTTTGGTGTTGACTTTGTCATCAACTACAAGATTCCGCAAGATG ACCGAGCAAGTGCCGAAGCGAGCTTCGTCCAGCTCATCGAAGCCCTGACCCATGTCGGCCTGACCACCGAGGTCCGGAGAGGCGACAAGCAGTCCGTCCTCGTGTTCATCAAGATCGCCGACAAGTTCCTCAACGACCAAGTCTACCGATCCCGACTGCAGGATTGGCTTCAGGGCGCCCGGACCACGAGCTCCGACAAGGACCTTTCTCAGGCCCTCCGCGATGAACCCGTCTCTGACGCCGAGCGCCTGCGTCTCATATACTTGCTGATGGTGAAGCCCAAGAACGAGGGTGGCGCCGGCATCACACCCCAGTCAGGCCGCTGGAAGCACGTCGACAGCATCTTCCCCCTGCACAACCATTCCTTCAATAAGCAGTGGATCAAGCGCGTGAGCACAAAGGGCCAgaccgacgaggccgacctcgacgaaaTCCGCGACAAGTTCGGCGAGAGCGTCGCCTTCTACTTTGCCTTCATGCACACCTACTTCAAGTTTCTCaccgtccccgccgccgctggcttCGCCGCCTGGGTACTCCTCGGCCAGTTCTCGTGGCTCTACGCCCTCGTCAGCTGCCTGTGGtccgtcgtcttctttgagttttggaagaagaagcaggtcGACCTCGCGGTGCAGTGGGGCGTCCGCGGCGTCTCCAACATCCAGCACCCCCGCCCGCAGTTCGAGTTCGAGCGTCAGGCTGAGGACCCCATCACCGGAGAGCCCGTCAAGATTTACTCGCCCATCAAGCGCCTGCAGACCCAGCTGTTGCAGATCCCCTTCGCGGCCGCCTGCATATTGGTGCTCGGGACCCTTATCGTGACGTGCAACTCGCTCGAGATCTTCATCAACGAGGTATACAACGGGCCGTTCCAGTCATACCTGGCCTTCCTCCCGACCGTCATCCTGGTTGTCATGACGCCCACCTTCTCCACCGTGCTCACAAAGTTCGCGACAAGGCTCACTGACATGGAGAACTACGAGACGATCGATG CGCACCACGCGGCCTTGGTCCAGAAGGAGTTCGTCCTGAACTTCCTGACCTCCTACATGGCCTTGTTTTTCACCACCTTCGTCTACCTGCCCTTCGGCGACCGCCTCACCCCCTACCTTGACTTCTGGCGGTCAACTGCACAGAAGATCACCCCAAAGGACGTAAATTTCCAGACGCAGGAATTCGTCATCAACCCCGAGCGGATTAGCAAGCAGATGTTCTACTTCACCGTGACCGCCCAGGTTGTCAACTTCGCTACTGAGGTGATTGTGCCTTACGTCAAGCGCCAGGTATCTCAGGAAGTCAGGGAGGTGCAGTCCAAGAtcgccaaggaggacgacgccgccaaggtccAGGACCACCCGGAAGAAGCTGCTTTCCTGGAACGGGTGAGAAAAGAAGCCCAGCTTGAAACCTACGACGTCACTGGCGACTACCGGGAGATGGTTATCCAATTCGGCTACCTTTCGCTCTTCTCCGTGGCCTGGCCCCTGACGGCTTGCTGTTTTCTGGTCAACAACTGGGTCGAAATGAGATCCGATGCGGTCAAGATTGCcatcagcagcaggaggCCCATCCCCTGGCGCGCCGACTCGATTGGCCCTTGGCTCGATGCCCTTGGCTTCCTGTCCTGGCTCGGGAGCATCACCAGCGCATCGATTGTCTTCCTTTGCAGCTCCAGCGGCAAGGGCAGTGGAGCGCGTGGCACCCCTGGCAGCATTCAGGCGTGGGGTCTGCTCCTCAGCATCCTCTTGGCCGAACACTTTTATTTCGCAGCGCAGTTTGGTGCCCGCCTTGTCATGAAGAAGCTGGACAGCCCCGGGTTgcagaaggaaaagaaggagcGATtcatgatgaagaagaggctcCTCGAAGAGAACTTGGGCCAGGGCGTCTCGGACCAAGCAGCCACTCCTGGTATCGAGAAGACAGAGATGATCACGTTGAAGGCTTTGGAGGAGGAAGCTCGCAGACTGTCAACGCAAGGCCACGGAGGCCCCGAGGAAGC ATTCTGGCTGCGCCAGCGAGGCATGAACGAGACCATCCAGATCGGTCGCAACTTGATTTCTCAG CTACCTACCGTACCCAG CCGTCCTCGCGACATTCTTGCCGCGAGCAACCACCAATCGCAGGACCCTATTCGGGAATGTGCCATGCGATGGACTCAGACAAGTCCGCCTAGCACACTATCCGAAGCATATGGTACACAGTCAAACACCAAGCTAGACAGCCCTAACTCGGATCCAAGACGCTCCTCTATCCGACTTCCTGTTCAGACCATGTCGACTTTGTTCTTGCTCATCTACACACCACCAGTCCGATTTCGTCCAGAGACTAGCTGTCTCCCGGGCACCGCCATCAACCGAATCCGACC ACacgagcgccgccgcgctgAACCGACAACCATGGACGTCGTGGTCAACTTGGTAACCGGACCTTTCAAGGAAGTCGTCGAAAAGGGCACTGTTGCGCTAGAGAATGCGGGCGACAACAAGGAGATGCTCTCCGAGAGCCAGAAGCTGATCAAGGGCGCCGAACGCATCCTCAAGATCATCGAGCCGCTTTGCGCTCGGCACTTGGAGGAGTATGGCGTGAACTTTACCAACGCGCTCAAAGATGACAGTAGGAGCACCGACGGACCCAGGCTGCTGGAGGATTTGACTGACTGTGGGGTAGACGAGATCGCCGAGTACAGGTCGCAGATGACTGACATGCTGTGGGACTTTGACGAAgaagtcgtcgaggaggaaaCATTTGACAAGGAAAAATACGTTGAACTGCGGGAGCTGTGTAAAAGGGCAGGGCTTGGGACCGTAGAGATTTTGAAAAGGATGAAACTTGAGGCAGCACAGGAGCTGCCACTCGTCCCGGTCATCGCGACGTCGCCTCCGGCCGTGACTG TCGCCTTGGACAGGGGCCTGGAAAATGAAAAAATCCCCGAGAAACAGCTCCATGGCGAAGGGAAAGCTCTTCAGGCGAGCCCCATGTTAGAGGAAGTAGAggagccgtcgccgccgccgccaccaccgacgaACCCGTGGGATCTCGGTGCAAGCCCAGCCATTGAATCGGGGTTGGAGGTATCGATGGACGAGCATATCGAGCGCCGGCCGCCCGTCTCTACCATGAGCACCCCGGTCTCCGAGCCAGCTAGTCCGGTGGAGATGAAAAGACTGTCTCACAGTTCCAGTCGGCGGCTGGACATCCCTGTTGACCGTATGCTACCCGAAGAAGAGCGCTATCACCAAATGAGTCCCCATGATATCTCACGTTCCCCTATTTCACCCACGGACAGAAACTCTCTCGTTGCGCGGGGTCGagcgtcgtcctcgaccgcccTTGGCGTGGTGTCCGAAGACCAACAGGTACAGCCTGGAAATGCGTTGTTGTCACACCGCTACTCTCAAGCAAGCTCAATATACTCTCATCCCTCGAGGCAGCGTTCTCAGGAGTCGCTACAAAGCTCTGTCTTTGACGGCAGGAGGAATGATGGATCTAACAGTCCAGCGATGACGGAGCATCGTATCTCCTCGGCTTCTGGTCATGACGCGCAGCCTGGCCAGATTTCCCGGGGCCCTATCGTGTCCCCAAACTTCCCGCCTGGTATTCATGACGGCATCGAAAGGGTGCCGTTGGTTGTGAACGATGGCGAAGGGCTGATTCCCGTCGAGTCGGAGTCGTCAGCGAGTATCAGTCCTCCATCAAGGGTGTCGAGTAGACCGGCAGATTGCAGGATTGGTCTGAGCAGCTCCTTTTATCTGTACAAGGGGTTCTGTGAGGGTGCGAAAGAGGTGGCTCGGGGGAGTCTTGGGATCAAGAAGATCACGAAGCCT GGAttcgccggcggccacgacATCGCCAGGTGCACCAGTTGTTCCTACGAGCTCGATTTCAGACAAGTTGAGCTGGATGTCAACAACACAG AAGAAGCAAATTTCGTCTCGCGCAAGATCGCCTTCCGTCCACGCTTCCTCCAAAAGAGCCATGTCGCCACCAAacgcggcgacgagctcctctACGGCTGCGTCTTCTGCGTCCAAGCACAGCGGACTCTCGAGGAGTGCGACGCCACCGTCTTCTTCAGCCAGAGGAAGCTCTTCGACCACTTAGCCCGGCACCCTCGCCCGTTACCGCAGGTGCCAGGCATCATTgccatcgaggaggccgagatccCGCCCAACCTGCGCAACAACTACGACCTGCATTTccgggcgccgccgcaggagAGCCCCCTGGCAGGTAAGCAGACGGAGATTGCGCAGCGAcccacggcgacggcgaagcaGACGGTGAAGCGCATGTACGGGATGAGGCTGCTGTACGACAACACACCGGCGTTTGAGCTCGCGAACGGGGCGAGGATCTCGGGGATCGAGTTCCCGGAGAAATATAACGGGGAGTGGGTGATGGGGTGGCACGAGGGGAACTTCGGGTCGGCGCCGCTGGACGTGTTGAAGCTGGAGCCGCCGCCCAAGAGCGAGGTCCGGATGGACACGACGAGCAACATCTCGGCTGTGGCGAGGTGGAGATTTGCGCCGCGGGCGAAGGACGGCGGGGATTGGTTGCGGTTCGACCGGGGAGAGAGGATCACTAACATCAGCT GGGCCTGGCAAGACCATTGGTGCTGGTCTGGCACTAACGCCAAGGGCGTCTGGGGCATCTTCCCGCAAACGCACGTGGACGGCAACACCATGCGCGAGACATCGGATGGGTCGAGCGTGTCGAGCGGCGAGCGGCGGAGGCGTGCCGAGGGCTTCTTTGGGAGGCTCGCGAGTAACCGCAAGATGTCGTCACAGAGGACGTCCAgcgtggccgaggtcgtAGTCTCGTCGGGACCACGGCCGTCG CTGGCCGGTGCTCCAACTGTCGACTACGCTCCTGAACTAGAGGCTACAATCGATGTGCCACAGCCGCGGGCCGATTATATCTGTGAAAAGGCCGCCAACTGCTCGGCGTTATTCGTCGGGGACGTTACCGCGCGTAccggtgccgacgacggtACGCAACCCGAAGGATGGTGA
- a CDS encoding FMN-dependent dehydrogenase, protein MSLKGDDIAKHNSADSCWVIVHGKAYDVTDFLPEHPGGSKIILKYAGKDATEEFDPIHPPDTLDKYLDQSKHLGPVDMASVVVETKDEDPEELERLERVEQKPLLSQCYNLMDFEAVARRIMKKTAWGYYSSAADDEITLRENHGAFHRIWFRPQILVDVEKVNFTTTMLGAKVDMPFYVTATALGKLGHPEGEVLLTRAARKHNVIQMIPTLASCSFDELMDAAEGDQVQWLQLYVNKDREITKKIVQYAEKRGCKGLFITVDAPQLGRREKDMRSKFTDPGANVQSGQATDQSQGAARAISSFIDPALSWKDIPWFQSITNMPIILKGVQRVEDVIKAIEAGVQGVVLSNHGGRQLDFARSGIEVLAETMPVLRRMGLENAIEIYIDGGVRRATDIIKALCLGAKGVGIGRPFLYAMSGYGFDGVDRAMQLLRDEMEMNMRLIGCTSIDQLNPSLVDTRSLFNHGSTPADNLGLAVYDPLATPVQRPKAPKSSKL, encoded by the exons ATGAGCTTGAAGGGCGACGATATCGCGAAGCACAACAGTGCCGACTCTTGCTGGGTCATCGTCCAC GGCAAAGCATATGATGTGACGGACTTTCTGCCGG AGCATCCCGGCGGCTCCAAGATCATCCTCAAGTATGCCGGCAAAGATGCGACGGAAGAATTCGACCCCATTCACCCGCCTGACACCctcgacaagtacctcgaccAGTCTAAGCACTTGGGCCCCGTTGACATGGCCTCCGTGGTGGTAGAGacgaaggacgaggacccggaggagctggagcgGCTAGAGAGGGTCGAGCAGAAGCCGCTGCTGTCCCAATGCTACAACTTGATGGACTTTGAGGCTGTTGCCCGCAGAATcatgaagaagacggcctggGGATACTACTCGAGTGCCGCAGACGACGAGATC ACGCTGCGCGAAAACCACGGTGCCTTCCACAGAATTTGGTTTCGCCCGCagatcctcgtcgacgtcgaaaaGGTCAacttcaccaccaccatgcTCGGCGCAAAGGTCGACATGCCCTTCTATGTCACGGCCACGGCCCTCGGCAAGCTGGGCCAccccgagggcgaggtcctGCTCACACGCGCCGCCCGCAAGCACAACGTCATCCAGATGATCCCGACCCTTGCCTCGTGCTCCTTTGACGAGCTTAtggacgcggccgagggcgaccagGTCCAATGGCTGCAGCTGTACGTCAACAAGGACCGCGAGATCACCAAGAAGATTGTGCAGtacgccgagaagcgcgGGTGTAAGGGCCTCTTCATCACCGTCGACGCGCCGCAGCTGGGCCGTCGCGAGAAGGATATGCGCTCCAAATTCACCGACCCCGGCGCCAACGTGCAGTCGGGCCAGGCGACGGACCAGAGCCAGGGTGCCGCGCGCGCCATCTCGTCCTTCATCGACCCTGCGCTGTCGTGGAAGGACATACCCTGGTTCCAATCCATCACCAACATGCCCATCATCCTCAAGGGCGTAcagcgcgtcgaggacgtcatcaaggccatcgaggccggcgtccagGGCGTCGTGCTCTCCAATCACGGGGGCCGCCAGCTCGACTTTGCGCGGTCCGGCATCGAGGTCCTGGCCGAGACGATGCCCGTGCTGCGCCGCATGGGCCTGGAGAACGCCATCGAGATCTACATCGACGGAGGTGTGCGCCGTGCCACCGACATCATCAAGGCCCTGTGCCTCGGTGCCAAGGGTGTCGGTATCGGCAGGCCGTTCCTGTACGCCATGTCCGGCTACGGCTTCGACGGTGTCGACCGCGCGATGCAACTGCTCCGcgacgagatggagatgAACATGCGCCTCATCGGCTGCACGAGCATCGACCAGCTCAACCCGTCCCTCGTCGATACCCGGAGCCTCTTCAACCacggctcgacgccggcggacAACCTGGGTCTGGCCGTGTACGACCCGCTGGCCACACCGGTGCAAAGGCCCAAGGCGCCCAAATCTTCAAAGCTATAA